In Xiphophorus couchianus chromosome 8, X_couchianus-1.0, whole genome shotgun sequence, the following proteins share a genomic window:
- the LOC114149324 gene encoding zinc finger and BTB domain-containing protein 6-like gives MSSSCDTLYFSLPAHGSSVLHKMNALREDRRFCDITLIFRNQNSSAEQCVHFHGHRVVLAASSDFFRDQFLLYEDQAEMSVAAVSSARVAKTLLLSCYTGLLEVPLAELVSYLSTASILQMSEVVEKCSQAVLQFLKPIMFSNKPSSCSKETENQQPERSWLCSSFENRRERDVAQPSTSIQEDKTKEEGVVLGPAMDGVSQESKVDNENTYVTIEDMKFVKPKLESSEDQQFELDTLKSEQGVKNPTAALKDEVFQDLISFPGLEIRSAADHVKLVDISQKQHKQVGHEEKQDKNIYAHKGQLEHGGDLIDSKISNLSEAQSTKTGEDVLIGASHSVLVERPYLCRKCDKIFQHLENYMGHLKEHRQYSCLVCGEGFSQKSKLTRHIRVHPDVKPFRCPLCHETFIQKGWLQEHLNLHTGHRHSLNPANKSDFTGLKGEKNGLTDVLEKGGGAS, from the exons ATGTCAAGCTCCTGTGACACTTTGTACTTCAGTCTGCCTGCCCATGGGAGCTCTGTCCTGCACAAGATGAATGCTCTAAGAGAAGACCGTCGGTTCTGTGACATCACGCTCATCTTCAGAAACCAAAACTCCTCTGCGGAACAGTGTGTCCACTTCCACGGACACAGGGTGGTGCTTGCAGCATCCTCTGATTTCTTCCGTGATCAGTTCCTGCTCTATGAAGACCAGGCAGAGATGAGTGTGGCTGCAGTTTCCAGTGCGAGAGTGGCAAAGACGCTGCTGCTGTCCTGCTACACTGGACTTCTTGAG gTACCTTTGGCAGAACTGGTCAGTTACCTGAGCACAGCCAGCATCCTCCAGATGAGCGAGGTGGTAGAGAAATGCAGTCAAGCTGTGTTGCAGTTCCTTAAACCCATTATGTTTTCCAATAAACCTTCAAGTTGCTCCAAGGAAACTGAAAACCAGCAGCCAGAGAGAAGCTGGCTATGTTCCAGTTTTGAAAATCGGAGGGAAAGGGATGTGGCCCAGCCCAGCACCAGCATCCAGGAAGATAAAACAAAGGAGGAAGGAGTGGTTCTTGGTCCGGCAATGGATGGGGTCAGCCAAGAATCTAAGGTGGATAATGAAAATACATATGTGACTATAGAAGACATGAAGTTTGTGAAACCTAAATTGGAGTCATCAGAGGATCAACAATTTGAGCTTGACACTTTGAAGTCAGAGCAAGGTGTGAAAAACCCCACAGCAGCTCTCAAGGATGAAGTTTTTCAAGACCTCATTTCATTCCCAGGTTTAGAGATTAGAAGTGCTGCAGATCACGTAAAGCTGGTGGACATCtcccaaaaacaacacaagcaaGTAggacatgaagaaaaacaagataaaaacatttatgcacACAAAGGCCAACTGGAACATGGTGGAGACCTGATAGATTCCAAAATATCTAACCTCTCCGAGGCACAGTCGACAAAGACTGGTGAAGATGTACTAATAGGGGCTTCACACAGCGTCCTAGTTGAGAGACCCTACCTGTGCAGAAAGTGTGACAAAATCTTCCAGCACCTTGAGAACTACATGGGCCACCTGAAGGAACACAGACAGTATTCCTGTTTGGTCTGTGGGGAGGGCTTTTCCCAGAAGAGCAAACTGACCCGGCACATACGTGTTCATCCTGATGTCAAGCCCTTCAGGTGTCCACTGTGCCATGAAACGTTCATCCAAAAGGGTTGGCTGCAAGAACACCTCAACCTGCACACAGGGCACAGGCATAGTCTGAACCCAGCAAACAAGTCAGATTTTACAGGCCtaaagggagagaaaaatggCCTGACAGATGTGTTGGAGAAAGGTGGAGGAGCAAGTTAG